The following proteins come from a genomic window of Anopheles ziemanni chromosome 3, idAnoZiCoDA_A2_x.2, whole genome shotgun sequence:
- the LOC131286094 gene encoding uncharacterized protein LOC131286094 — MMRPSTLDIKTNYQDGYYTFMRDTYRCWKSRMESCEKTGIEDYLADLQQPFTQQQVRDILFTLNVIRSNGAKCSPSTIVPQPETELSPTSQYCPQSQHHPAGNNVQSNDHKRHPVERLTFGEFTAIASCTKCFGRQSSFYAIRALNEAKASADTQTAEVDTEKKGPEVFLGGSCNPTTWRADVAVPTLQRLGITFYNPQVSHWTPDLIDLEHRAKEKAKVLFFVLDSQTRSAAGAIEVAHIAGQNSKFLLLVLLPYSIRQKILNETLSEDEYMDLMSNQLILRQLVQRRGLPVLDNISTALEQITKLQHGSCSLQPPNNLASRLLSLYRTYQRTVADVTNAEAIDIAQCKRALYSLGYPKNVVTEDDIQNILLCYEEIAGRTFQTELIRRGNADEVLISFDEFCIVDACVSILMLDFYEQNCLSPIKGTNLQQPPVYLTDLQAWNQTNSEHSPIPQGILQHESSSRRYVLRSYNQEEPMTVTENGKRDASMAPDPFGCSNTADRPVCQRLSSSEQSADTTNVPLPSPGMGTVPPRAFTFDGDLFDDGDLSFGRIEARDVYLGGSCWMKTSWRQRLAFPMLREHKLTYYVSALHEGFCCRPPSIDDGGQKFDPQRTLRYDAAMLDACRIIIFAITNETRSLAPMTMAAHYIGLGYDVVLCVQMLSSNESSLHGHQPTLSSSAIKDYNRGRAYLIDLAKRHHIPVYDGLEETFESVINRLNNCTVRYSS; from the exons ATGATGCGCCCCAGCACGTTGGATATCAAAACAAACTACCAGGATGGATACTACACGTTTATGAG GGACACTTACAGATGCTGGAAATCACGGATGGAATCATGTGAAAAAACGGGAATTGAAGATTACCTCGCCGATTTGCAGCAGCCCTTCACGCAGCAACAAG TTCGCGACATTTTGTTCACCCTCAATGTTATACGGTCCAACGGGGCAAAGTGTTCACCGTCCACCATCGTGCCGCAGCCGGAAACAGAACTATCGCCAACGTCACAGTATTGTCCACAATCGCAGCATCATCCCGCGGGCAACAATGTGCAATCGAACGATCACAAACGGCACCCGGTGGAACGGTTAACATTCGGTGAATTTACTGCGATAGCATCCTGTACGAAATGTTTTGG CCGCCAGTCGTCGTTTTACGCCATCCGGGCACTAAACGAGGCGAAAGCGTCGGCAGACACACAGACGGCGGAAGTTGATACGGAGAAGAAGGGTCCGGAAGTGTTCCTCGGTGGCTCATGCAATCCGACCACCTGGCGGGCGGATGTCGCCGTGCCGACGTTGCAACGACTAGGCATAACCTTCTACAATCCG CAAGTATCGCACTGGACGCCCGATCTGATCGATCTCGAACACCGTGCCAAGGAGAAGGCAAAGGTACTATTTTTTGTGCTCGACTCCCAGACCCGATCCGCCGCCGGAGCGATCGAGGTGGCGCACATTGCAGGGCAGAACTCGAAATTTTTACTGCTTGTACTACTGCCGTACTCCATTAGACAGAAAATTCTCAATGAAACCCTCTCGGAAGA CGAGTATATGGATCTCATGAGTAATCAGCTAATACTGAGGCAACTAGTCCAGCGTCGTGGATTGCCGGTGCTGGACAACATTTCAACGGCGTTGGAGCAGATAACGAAACTGCAGCACGGCAGCTGTAGCCTGCAGCCTCCCAACAATTTGGCGTCGCGGTTACT CTCTCTGTATCGTACGTACCAGCGCACTGTGGCCGACGTAACGAACGCGGAGGCTATCGATATCGCGCAGTGCAAGAGAGCTCTGTACAGTTTGGGCTACCCGAAGAATGTGGTCACGGAGGACGACATTCAAAACATTCTGCTCTGCTACGAGGAGATCGCGGGTCGAACCTTCCAGACGGAGCTCATCCGCCGAGGTAACGCGGACGAGGTACTTATCAGCTTCGACGAATTTTGTATCGTAGACGCGTGCGTGTCGATACTGATGCTGGACTTTTACGAGCAAAACTGTCTGTCCCCAATCAAGGGCACCAACTTGCAGCAACCCCCAGTGTATCTTACCGATTTGCAAG CATGGAATCAAACGAATTCCGAGCACTCGCCCATCCCACAGGGTATCCTTCAGCACGAGTCGAGTTCCCGTCGGTATGTGCTGCGCTCGTACAACCAAGAGGAACCGATGACCGTAACTGAGAATGGAAAGCGCGATGCTTCCATGGCCCCGGATCCATTCGGCTGCAGCAACACGGCAGACCGTCCGGTCTGTCAACGTTTGTCCAGCAGTGAACAGTCAGCCGATACGACGAATGTGCCGTTACCGTCCCCCGGAATGGGCACGGTTCCACCACGTGCATTTACTTTCGATGGCGACCTTTTCGATGATGGGGATCTATCGTTTGGGCGCATCGAAGCGCGGGATGTCTACCTCGGGGGCAGCTGCTGGATGAAGACGAGCTGGCGTCAACGGTTGGCGTTTCCGATGCTGAGGGAGCACAAACTTACCTACTACGTGTCTGCGCTGCATGAAGGGTTCTGCTGCCGTCCACCGTCGATCGACGACGGGGGCCAAAAGTTCGACCCGCAGCGTACCCTGCGCTACGATGCTGCCATGCTCGATGCTTGCCGTATCATCATCTTTGCGATTACGAATGAAACGAGATCTTTAGCACCCATGACAATGGCCGCACACTACATTGGTCTAGGTTATGACGTTGTGCTGTGCGTGCAAATGCTTTCCTCGAACGAATCTTCACTACACGGGCACCAACCAACA CTATCTTCTTCCGCCATTAAGGATTACAACCGTGGGCGGGCCTATTTGATTGATCTAGCCAAACGGCACCACATTCCAGTGTACGACGGCTTGGAGGAAACGTTCGAGAGCGTTATCAATCGGTTAAACAATTGTACTGTAAGATACTCATCCTAG